The following proteins come from a genomic window of Candidatus Lokiarchaeota archaeon:
- a CDS encoding VWA domain-containing protein has product MTHYRNETTIGLVCNRLLSQSEMECKCMELEIEPVEVSLPIEEAELLILVFDGSRSMSWKKTTVDEKSKVEHLMDIAEDLIIRLKESSQCDRYRVAPVYFATDVVPSDPVYSNPRNTEIENPVKVANYGKTAIAKALNKCQEIYEDFLNDETLPNIKYCTVYLFTDGKDHVDGKSAVREEANNLKRFLADRAQQPNLATIAFGDKADRKLLEEISSRLSKRQKRHLSNKRVLKYLPNKDKMFIEGHSEGMITEETAEALKQFVWVLSQTAKQ; this is encoded by the coding sequence GTGACGCATTACAGGAATGAGACCACTATCGGATTGGTCTGCAATAGATTGCTATCCCAAAGCGAAATGGAGTGCAAATGCATGGAACTGGAAATCGAACCGGTAGAAGTATCGCTTCCAATTGAGGAGGCTGAATTACTGATACTTGTTTTCGATGGGTCAAGGAGCATGTCTTGGAAAAAGACGACTGTAGATGAGAAATCGAAGGTGGAGCATCTTATGGATATTGCAGAAGACCTCATTATTCGTCTAAAGGAAAGCTCCCAATGTGATAGATACCGAGTGGCACCAGTCTATTTCGCGACTGATGTGGTTCCGTCAGACCCAGTATATAGCAATCCAAGAAATACGGAGATAGAGAATCCGGTGAAAGTGGCGAATTATGGCAAGACTGCCATTGCAAAGGCACTCAACAAATGCCAAGAAATATACGAAGACTTTCTCAATGATGAAACTCTACCAAATATCAAATACTGCACAGTATATCTGTTCACAGATGGGAAAGATCATGTCGATGGGAAATCGGCAGTCCGAGAAGAGGCAAACAACCTCAAGAGATTCTTAGCAGATAGAGCACAACAACCCAATTTGGCAACTATTGCTTTTGGAGACAAGGCAGATAGGAAGTTGCTTGAGGAGATATCATCGCGATTATCGAAACGACAGAAAAGACACCTCAGTAACAAGCGTGTTCTGAAGTACTTACCAAACAAAGATAAAATGTTCATAGAAGGGCATTCAGAGGGGATGATTACTGAAGAAACAGCTGAAGCACTAAAGCAGTTTGTTTGGGTCTTGTCACAGACTGCAAAACAGTAG